One window of the Nocardia huaxiensis genome contains the following:
- the panB gene encoding 3-methyl-2-oxobutanoate hydroxymethyltransferase has translation MSVSDAETPAYGAAAAPKTPAKRKTRVQHLQQMKQSGERWSMLTAYDYSTARLFEEAGIPVLLVGDSAANVVYGYDTTVPITVDELIPLVRGVVRGAPHALVVADLPFGSYESSPEQALATAVRFMKEAGAHAVKLEGGERVADTIHKLTAAGIPVMAHIGFTPQSVNTLGGFRVQGRGDGAEQLIADAIAVQEAGAFSVVMEMVPAELAGQVTRKLTIPTVGIGAGAECDAQVLVWQDMAGYTSGKTAKFVKKFGRVGDELRSAAAAYADEVRRGVFPAPEHTF, from the coding sequence ATGTCCGTATCCGATGCGGAGACCCCTGCCTACGGCGCTGCCGCAGCCCCGAAGACGCCCGCGAAGCGCAAGACCCGTGTGCAGCATCTGCAGCAGATGAAGCAGTCCGGCGAGCGCTGGTCCATGCTCACCGCCTACGACTATTCGACCGCCCGCCTCTTCGAAGAGGCCGGGATTCCGGTGCTCCTGGTCGGCGATTCGGCCGCCAATGTGGTGTACGGCTACGACACCACCGTGCCCATCACCGTCGACGAACTGATTCCGCTGGTGCGCGGCGTGGTGCGCGGTGCGCCGCACGCGCTGGTGGTGGCTGATCTGCCGTTCGGTTCCTACGAGTCCTCGCCGGAGCAGGCCCTCGCCACCGCCGTCCGTTTCATGAAGGAGGCGGGTGCGCACGCGGTGAAGCTGGAGGGTGGCGAGCGGGTCGCCGACACCATTCACAAGCTGACCGCGGCCGGCATTCCGGTGATGGCGCACATCGGCTTCACCCCGCAGAGCGTGAACACCCTGGGCGGCTTCCGGGTGCAGGGGCGCGGCGACGGCGCCGAGCAGTTGATCGCCGATGCCATCGCGGTGCAGGAGGCGGGGGCGTTCTCGGTCGTCATGGAGATGGTGCCCGCCGAGCTGGCCGGTCAGGTCACCCGCAAGCTGACCATTCCGACGGTCGGCATCGGCGCCGGCGCGGAGTGCGACGCGCAGGTGCTGGTGTGGCAGGACATGGCCGGATACACCTCCGGGAAGACCGCCAAGTTCGTCAAGAAGTTCGGCCGTGTGGGCGACGAATTGCGTTCGGCCGCAGCGGCTTACGCGGACGAGGTGCGGCGGGGCGTGTTCCCCGCGCCGGAGCACACCTTCTGA
- a CDS encoding alpha/beta hydrolase, whose amino-acid sequence MSRSLWTSVVLTTSVALAIAGIAPTGQAESDNLTRYYEQRIAWESCTGYGADDLPANTECAQVEVPVDYDDPDGDTATIALSRVRATGPKIGSLLMNPGGPGASGLWTVQLGDDTALAERFDRVGFDPRGIGASRPLVACATAAERDAERAEPPDDYGAAGIAEMERENAEFAGNCAARTGADFLAHVGTRDVVRDMDVIRAVLGDDRLSYLGYSYGTRLGYTYAETFPDRVRALVLDGAIDPDESTADSVAGQAAGFQQVFDAFATACATELAADCPLGTDPDQAVTRYQALINPLWDAPASTEDGRGLGYSDASTGVIQALYSETLWPELAVGLGEVEQGIGDTLLGLADLYVGRAADGSYDNSTDARAAVQCVDDPPVTDRAIVAGMDAAWRRTAPFSDDGHGTGQAPLGVCAFWPVPNTDAPHRLSVTGLPATVVVSTTEDPATPYESGVDLAKQLGASLITFEGAQHGAVLEGNACVDDAVIAYLVDLTAPQDLTCE is encoded by the coding sequence ATGTCTCGTTCTCTCTGGACCTCCGTCGTCCTGACCACGTCCGTCGCACTGGCGATTGCCGGTATCGCGCCCACCGGGCAGGCCGAATCAGACAATCTCACCCGCTACTACGAACAGCGGATCGCCTGGGAGAGCTGCACCGGCTACGGCGCCGACGACCTGCCCGCGAACACCGAATGCGCGCAGGTCGAGGTGCCCGTCGACTATGACGATCCGGATGGGGACACCGCGACCATCGCGCTGTCCCGGGTGCGGGCGACCGGCCCGAAGATCGGATCGCTGCTCATGAATCCGGGCGGTCCCGGCGCTTCCGGGCTCTGGACCGTGCAACTCGGTGACGACACCGCGCTCGCCGAACGCTTCGACCGCGTCGGTTTCGACCCGCGCGGCATCGGCGCTTCCCGCCCGCTCGTCGCGTGCGCCACCGCGGCCGAGCGCGATGCCGAACGCGCCGAGCCGCCCGACGACTACGGTGCGGCCGGGATCGCCGAGATGGAAAGGGAGAACGCCGAATTCGCCGGCAACTGCGCGGCCCGCACCGGCGCGGATTTCCTGGCCCACGTCGGCACCCGGGACGTGGTGCGGGACATGGACGTCATTCGCGCGGTCCTCGGCGACGACCGGCTCAGCTATCTCGGATACTCCTACGGCACCCGGCTCGGCTACACCTACGCCGAGACGTTCCCGGACCGCGTGCGAGCCCTGGTGCTCGACGGCGCGATCGACCCGGACGAGAGCACCGCCGACAGCGTGGCGGGCCAGGCGGCCGGCTTCCAACAGGTGTTCGACGCCTTCGCCACCGCATGCGCGACTGAGCTGGCGGCCGACTGTCCACTCGGCACCGACCCGGATCAGGCGGTGACGCGCTATCAGGCGCTGATCAATCCGCTCTGGGACGCGCCCGCGAGTACCGAGGACGGGCGCGGGCTCGGCTACTCCGACGCGAGCACCGGCGTGATCCAGGCGCTGTACTCGGAAACGCTGTGGCCGGAACTCGCGGTCGGCTTGGGCGAGGTGGAACAGGGGATCGGCGACACCCTGCTGGGCCTCGCCGACCTGTACGTCGGCCGCGCCGCTGACGGCAGCTACGACAATTCCACCGATGCGCGGGCCGCGGTGCAGTGCGTCGACGATCCGCCGGTCACCGATCGGGCGATCGTGGCGGGCATGGATGCCGCCTGGCGGCGGACCGCGCCGTTCAGTGACGACGGGCACGGCACCGGGCAGGCGCCGCTCGGGGTGTGCGCCTTCTGGCCGGTACCCAATACCGATGCGCCGCATCGGCTTTCGGTGACCGGACTGCCCGCCACCGTGGTCGTGTCCACCACCGAGGATCCGGCCACCCCGTACGAGTCGGGCGTCGATCTGGCGAAGCAGCTCGGTGCGAGCCTCATCACCTTCGAGGGTGCTCAGCACGGCGCGGTGCTCGAGGGCAATGCCTGCGTGGACGACGCCGTCATCGCCTACCTGGTGGATCTGACCGCACCGCAGGACCTCACCTGCGAGTGA
- a CDS encoding alpha/beta hydrolase, whose protein sequence is MGLKRTGRVALLATAVAMAVASCSGSTVEGNPEATTTQGVEKFYNQTVNWGSCADYADGELPSGAECARVTVPVDYANPGGETAQIALSRIKATGNKIGSLLLNPGGPGQSGLTMVNIADNTQISERFDRVGFDPRGTGSSLPAIACLTDKENDAERAEAPHDNSPAGIAATEAENREYAAKCVERTGKNFLANVGTREVVQDMDIIRAALGDPKLTYVGYSYGTRLGYTYAEKFPDKVRALVLDGALDPEQDPVQESVLQGTGFQTAFNNFAADCVTRPDCPLGTDAAQAVARYKEIVNPLWDKAVPTGDGRVLSYGDAITGTRMALYSDRWWPVLAKALNELKGGSGDRLLAMADAYDGRDEEGHYDNSADAFTAIRCADDPPLTDRAVAAKQDAEYRRVAPFVDDGHGTDAAPLDVCAVWPVPNTSTPHRISIPNLPKTVVISTTDDPATPYQAGVDLAEQLGASLITYRGAQHTVSLSGVQCVDDPVIAYLVDLKEPAAGLTC, encoded by the coding sequence ATGGGTTTGAAGCGAACGGGTCGGGTCGCGCTCTTGGCGACCGCGGTGGCGATGGCGGTGGCCTCGTGCAGCGGCTCGACGGTGGAGGGGAATCCCGAGGCGACCACCACGCAGGGGGTGGAGAAGTTCTACAACCAGACGGTGAATTGGGGCAGTTGCGCCGATTACGCCGACGGTGAGCTGCCTTCGGGGGCCGAATGCGCCCGGGTCACAGTGCCGGTCGACTACGCGAATCCCGGCGGGGAGACCGCGCAGATCGCACTGTCACGGATCAAGGCCACCGGCAACAAGATCGGCTCGCTGCTGCTGAATCCGGGTGGCCCCGGCCAGTCCGGTCTCACCATGGTGAACATCGCCGACAACACCCAGATCTCCGAGCGCTTCGACCGCGTCGGCTTCGATCCGCGCGGCACCGGCTCCTCGCTGCCGGCCATCGCCTGTCTCACCGACAAGGAGAACGACGCCGAGCGCGCCGAGGCCCCGCACGACAATTCGCCCGCCGGAATCGCGGCCACCGAGGCCGAGAATCGCGAGTACGCCGCCAAGTGCGTGGAGCGCACCGGCAAGAACTTCCTCGCCAATGTCGGCACTCGGGAAGTGGTGCAGGACATGGACATCATTCGTGCGGCGCTCGGCGATCCCAAGCTCACCTACGTCGGCTACTCGTACGGCACCCGGCTCGGCTACACCTACGCCGAGAAGTTCCCGGACAAGGTGCGCGCCCTGGTGCTCGACGGCGCGCTCGACCCGGAACAGGACCCGGTCCAGGAATCGGTGCTGCAGGGCACCGGCTTCCAGACCGCGTTCAACAATTTCGCCGCCGACTGCGTGACGCGGCCGGACTGCCCGCTCGGCACCGACGCGGCCCAGGCCGTCGCCCGGTACAAGGAGATCGTGAACCCGCTGTGGGACAAGGCCGTTCCCACCGGAGACGGCCGCGTGCTCTCCTACGGTGACGCCATCACCGGCACCCGCATGGCGCTGTACTCCGACCGCTGGTGGCCGGTGCTCGCCAAGGCCCTGAACGAATTGAAGGGCGGCAGCGGCGACCGCCTGCTCGCCATGGCCGACGCCTACGACGGCCGCGACGAGGAAGGCCACTACGACAACAGCGCCGACGCCTTCACCGCCATCCGCTGCGCCGACGACCCGCCGCTCACCGACCGCGCCGTCGCCGCCAAGCAGGACGCCGAATACCGCCGCGTCGCCCCCTTCGTCGACGACGGCCACGGCACCGACGCCGCCCCGCTGGACGTGTGCGCGGTCTGGCCGGTCCCGAATACCAGCACTCCGCATCGCATTTCGATCCCGAACCTGCCCAAGACCGTGGTGATCTCCACCACCGACGACCCGGCCACCCCCTACCAGGCCGGCGTCGATCTCGCCGAGCAGCTCGGCGCGTCGCTCATCACCTACAGGGGCGCGCAACACACCGTGTCGCTGTCGGGCGTGCAGTGCGTCGACGACCCGGTGATCGCCTACCTCGTGGATCTGAAGGAGCCGGCCGCCGGCCTCACCTGCTGA
- the glnA gene encoding type I glutamate--ammonia ligase, translated as MDRQKEFVLRTLEERDIRFVRLWFTDVLGYLKSVAIAPAELEGAFEEGIGFDGSAIEGFARVSEADMVAKPDPSTFQVLPWSTSKGHQHSARMFCDIAMPDGSPSWADPRHVLRRQLNKAADLGFSCYVHPEIEFFLIKPGAYDGSSPVPVDNGGFFDQAVHDEAPNFRRHAIDALESMGISVEFSHHEGAPGQQEIDLRYADALSMADNVMTFRYLIKEVAIDEGVRATFMPKPFADHPGSAMHTHMSLFEGEQNAFADADDPMNLSETARAFIAGILEHAHEISAVTNQWVNSYKRLIHGGEAPTAASWGRSNRSALVRVPMYTPNKSSSRRVEIRSPDSACNPYLAFAVLLAAGLRGIEKGYTLPPEAEDDVWSLTGAERRAMGFRELPASLDEALKAMEKSELVAETLGEHVFDFFLRNKRREWAGYRAQVTPYELKEYLGL; from the coding sequence ATGGACCGTCAGAAGGAATTCGTCCTCCGCACGCTCGAAGAGCGGGATATCCGTTTCGTGCGGCTCTGGTTCACCGATGTGCTGGGCTATCTCAAGTCGGTGGCGATCGCGCCCGCCGAGCTCGAGGGCGCTTTCGAAGAGGGCATCGGGTTCGACGGTTCGGCCATCGAGGGGTTTGCCCGCGTGTCCGAAGCGGACATGGTGGCCAAGCCGGACCCGTCCACCTTCCAGGTGCTGCCGTGGTCGACGTCCAAGGGTCATCAGCACTCCGCGCGCATGTTCTGCGATATCGCCATGCCCGACGGTTCCCCGTCCTGGGCCGACCCGCGCCACGTGCTGCGCCGCCAGCTGAACAAGGCCGCCGACCTCGGCTTCAGCTGCTATGTGCACCCCGAGATCGAGTTCTTCCTGATCAAGCCGGGCGCCTACGACGGCTCCAGCCCGGTCCCGGTCGACAATGGCGGCTTCTTCGACCAGGCCGTGCACGACGAGGCCCCGAACTTCCGCCGGCACGCCATCGACGCGCTCGAATCCATGGGCATCTCCGTGGAATTCAGCCACCACGAGGGCGCGCCCGGCCAGCAGGAGATCGACCTGCGCTACGCGGACGCGCTGTCCATGGCCGACAACGTCATGACCTTCCGCTACCTCATCAAGGAGGTCGCGATCGACGAGGGCGTGCGGGCCACCTTCATGCCCAAGCCGTTCGCCGATCACCCGGGTTCGGCCATGCACACCCACATGTCGCTGTTCGAGGGTGAGCAGAACGCCTTCGCCGACGCGGACGATCCGATGAATCTGTCGGAGACCGCGCGCGCGTTCATCGCGGGCATTCTCGAGCACGCGCACGAGATCAGCGCGGTCACCAACCAGTGGGTCAACTCCTACAAGCGCCTGATCCACGGCGGCGAGGCTCCGACCGCCGCGTCGTGGGGCCGCTCCAACCGTTCCGCGCTGGTGCGCGTGCCCATGTACACGCCGAACAAGTCGTCGTCGCGCCGGGTCGAGATCCGCAGCCCTGACAGCGCCTGCAACCCGTACCTGGCGTTCGCGGTGCTGCTGGCCGCCGGTCTGCGCGGTATCGAGAAGGGCTACACGCTGCCGCCCGAGGCCGAGGACGATGTGTGGTCGCTGACCGGCGCCGAGCGTCGCGCCATGGGCTTCCGGGAGCTGCCGGCCTCGCTCGACGAGGCGCTCAAGGCCATGGAGAAGTCCGAACTGGTCGCCGAGACCCTCGGCGAGCACGTGTTCGACTTCTTCCTGCGCAACAAGCGCCGCGAGTGGGCGGGCTACCGCGCCCAGGTGACGCCGTACGAGCTGAAGGAATACCTCGGCCTGTAG
- a CDS encoding bifunctional [glutamine synthetase] adenylyltransferase/[glutamine synthetase]-adenylyl-L-tyrosine phosphorylase — protein sequence MVRPPTTRSAVPGVGRLGLLEPSAADSLRELAWDNVDSVPLLWALSRSPDADLALLTLIRLREQLGSEWGALDSALRANTSLRGRLLALIGSSSAFGDHLVADPQAWRLLERHDLPSRDELRTAMLDAVQARPENGPNATAMLFRAGISGPEAIALLRKRYRDQLMLLAAADLAATVENEPVLPYQQVGWFLTDLADAALTAALAVAVTRVCPDRPVPVRLAVIAMGKCGARELNYVSDVDVVFVAEPADTTATRLAAEMMSVGSSAFFEVDAALRPEGKAGALVRTLDSHVAYYKRWARTWEFQALLKMRPATGDLDLGEQYRAALMPMVWAANERPDFVTDVQAMRRRVEDLVPADLRERELKLGHGSLRDVEFAVQLLQLVHGKADESLHVQGTVEALTALAAGGYVGRDDAANLTASYEFLRLLEHRLQLQRLRRTHTLPAAEDEEGMRWLARAAHMRPDGRQDAVGVLTSEIKRNAVRVRRLHAKLFYRPLLESVARLDAAALRLSPEAAVRQLAALGYAAPENALGHLKALTGEVGRKGRIQALLLPTLLEWLGETPNPDAGLLAYRRVSEGLDNEIWFLRELRDEGAIAQRLMIVLGSSAYLPDLLINAPETIRMYADGPGGPLLLTPQPADVARGILSGAGRYDEPKRAVATARSLRRHELARVASADVLGMLDVPQVCVALSSVWIATLEAALQAVIRASEAELGKPAPADFAVIGMGRLGGMELGYGSDADVLFVCDPRPGEDETVAVKWAIGVAEQVQRLLGAPSTDPPLQVDAGLRPEGRNGALVRTLAAYSAYYQQWAQPWEVQALLRARFACGDPDLGTRFLHTIDPVRYPAGGMSPEGVREVRRIKARVDSERLPRGANPATHTKLGRGGLADIEWTVQLLQLQHAHEIPALHNTSTLESLAVIERAGLVDATDAALLRDAWLTATKARNALVLVRGKPADQLPGPGRLLSAVARVAGWPNDDGSEFLDHYMRVTRRAKTVVERVFGGG from the coding sequence ATGGTCCGGCCTCCGACTACTCGTTCCGCGGTTCCCGGTGTGGGACGGCTCGGTTTGCTCGAGCCGTCGGCGGCCGATTCTCTGCGAGAGTTGGCGTGGGACAACGTCGACAGTGTGCCGCTGCTGTGGGCGCTGTCGCGATCCCCTGACGCCGATCTGGCTCTGCTCACGCTCATCCGGCTCCGGGAGCAGCTCGGAAGTGAGTGGGGCGCACTGGATTCCGCCCTGCGTGCGAACACCTCGCTGCGCGGGCGGCTGCTCGCGCTGATCGGGTCGTCCAGCGCCTTCGGTGATCATCTGGTGGCCGACCCACAGGCGTGGCGGCTGCTGGAGCGGCACGATCTGCCGTCGCGGGACGAGCTGCGCACCGCCATGCTCGACGCCGTGCAGGCGCGGCCGGAGAACGGACCCAATGCGACCGCCATGCTGTTCCGGGCGGGCATCTCCGGGCCGGAGGCGATCGCGTTGCTGCGCAAGCGGTATCGGGATCAGCTCATGCTGCTGGCCGCCGCCGATCTGGCCGCCACCGTCGAGAACGAACCGGTACTGCCGTACCAGCAGGTGGGGTGGTTCCTCACCGATCTCGCCGACGCCGCGCTCACCGCCGCGCTGGCGGTCGCGGTCACCCGGGTGTGCCCGGACCGGCCGGTGCCGGTGCGCCTGGCCGTCATCGCCATGGGCAAATGCGGTGCGCGGGAACTGAATTACGTCTCCGACGTGGATGTCGTCTTCGTCGCCGAACCCGCCGACACCACCGCCACCCGGCTCGCCGCCGAAATGATGAGCGTGGGCAGCAGCGCCTTCTTCGAGGTGGACGCGGCGCTGCGGCCGGAGGGCAAGGCCGGTGCGCTGGTGCGCACCCTCGACTCGCACGTCGCCTACTACAAGCGCTGGGCACGCACCTGGGAATTCCAGGCGCTGCTCAAAATGCGGCCCGCCACAGGCGATCTCGACCTCGGCGAGCAATACCGCGCCGCCCTCATGCCCATGGTGTGGGCGGCCAACGAGCGGCCCGACTTCGTCACCGACGTGCAGGCCATGCGCCGCCGCGTCGAAGATCTGGTGCCCGCCGATCTGCGCGAACGCGAACTCAAACTCGGGCACGGCAGCCTGCGCGATGTCGAATTCGCCGTCCAGCTCCTGCAATTGGTGCACGGCAAGGCCGACGAGTCGCTGCACGTGCAGGGCACCGTCGAAGCGCTGACGGCCCTGGCCGCGGGCGGTTACGTCGGCCGCGACGACGCCGCCAATCTCACCGCCTCCTACGAATTCCTGCGCCTGCTCGAACACCGGCTGCAATTGCAGCGACTGCGGCGCACCCACACCCTGCCCGCCGCCGAGGACGAGGAGGGCATGCGCTGGCTGGCCCGCGCCGCGCACATGCGCCCCGACGGGCGGCAGGACGCGGTGGGCGTGCTCACCAGCGAGATCAAACGCAATGCGGTGCGGGTACGACGCTTGCACGCCAAACTCTTCTACCGCCCGCTGCTGGAATCGGTTGCGCGCCTTGACGCCGCCGCGCTGCGCCTGAGCCCCGAAGCCGCCGTCCGGCAGCTGGCGGCGCTCGGTTACGCCGCGCCGGAGAATGCCCTCGGCCATCTGAAGGCGCTCACCGGCGAGGTCGGGCGCAAGGGGCGCATTCAGGCGCTGCTGCTGCCCACGCTGCTCGAATGGCTCGGCGAGACACCGAATCCCGATGCCGGGCTGCTCGCCTACCGTCGCGTGTCGGAGGGGCTGGACAATGAGATCTGGTTCCTGCGCGAGCTCCGCGACGAAGGGGCCATCGCGCAGCGGCTGATGATCGTGCTCGGGTCGTCGGCCTACCTGCCGGATCTGCTCATCAACGCGCCGGAAACCATTCGCATGTACGCCGACGGGCCGGGCGGCCCGCTGCTGCTGACGCCGCAACCGGCCGATGTGGCACGCGGAATCCTGTCCGGCGCAGGACGTTACGACGAACCCAAGCGGGCGGTCGCGACCGCCCGCTCGCTGCGCCGCCACGAACTGGCGCGCGTGGCCTCGGCCGATGTGCTCGGCATGCTGGATGTCCCGCAGGTGTGTGTGGCGCTGTCGTCGGTGTGGATCGCCACCCTCGAAGCCGCGCTGCAGGCCGTGATCCGTGCCAGTGAAGCTGAACTCGGCAAACCCGCGCCCGCCGATTTCGCCGTCATCGGCATGGGACGGCTCGGCGGCATGGAGCTCGGCTACGGCTCCGACGCCGACGTCCTGTTCGTCTGCGATCCGCGGCCCGGTGAGGACGAGACCGTCGCCGTGAAGTGGGCCATCGGCGTCGCCGAACAGGTGCAGCGGCTCCTCGGCGCGCCCAGCACCGACCCGCCGCTGCAGGTCGACGCGGGCCTGCGCCCCGAAGGCCGCAATGGCGCGCTGGTCCGGACACTGGCCGCCTACTCCGCCTACTACCAGCAGTGGGCGCAGCCGTGGGAGGTCCAGGCGCTGCTGCGCGCCCGATTCGCCTGCGGCGACCCGGATCTCGGCACCCGCTTCCTGCACACCATCGACCCCGTGCGCTACCCGGCCGGCGGCATGTCCCCCGAGGGCGTGCGCGAGGTGCGCCGCATCAAGGCCCGCGTCGATTCCGAACGCCTGCCGCGCGGGGCCAACCCCGCCACCCACACCAAACTGGGACGCGGCGGCCTCGCCGATATCGAATGGACCGTGCAACTGCTGCAACTGCAGCACGCGCACGAAATCCCCGCCCTGCACAACACTTCCACGCTGGAATCACTCGCGGTGATCGAGCGGGCGGGCCTGGTCGACGCCACCGACGCGGCACTGCTGCGCGACGCCTGGCTCACCGCCACCAAGGCCCGCAACGCACTCGTTCTCGTCCGCGGCAAGCCGGCCGATCAGCTCCCCGGCCCCGGCCGCCTGCTGTCCGCGGTCGCCCGGGTGGCCGGCTGGCCCAATGACGACGGCAGCGAATTCCTGGACCACTACATGCGCGTCACCCGCCGCGCGAAGACGGTGGTGGAACGCGTCTTCGGCGGCGGATAG
- a CDS encoding SgcJ/EcaC family oxidoreductase translates to MASDLLVRYEDAFNANDADAMNALFWEDCTFVNFSGSLVTDRDELLAKQRFVFAPGGPLHGVDVRYQQEATVALTPTVVQIVARQRGKDSDDAAQDPMHGVIILTAELRGDDWRIRTGQNTPVAAF, encoded by the coding sequence GTGGCGTCCGACCTGTTGGTGCGGTACGAGGACGCGTTCAATGCCAATGATGCCGATGCCATGAACGCGCTGTTCTGGGAGGACTGCACGTTCGTCAACTTCAGCGGCAGCCTGGTCACCGATCGGGACGAGTTGCTGGCCAAGCAGCGGTTCGTGTTCGCGCCGGGCGGGCCGCTGCACGGGGTGGATGTCCGGTATCAGCAGGAGGCGACCGTGGCGCTCACGCCGACCGTCGTGCAGATCGTGGCCCGGCAGCGCGGCAAGGACAGCGACGACGCCGCGCAGGACCCGATGCACGGCGTGATCATCCTGACCGCCGAGCTGCGCGGCGACGACTGGCGCATCCGCACCGGGCAGAACACGCCTGTCGCCGCCTTCTGA
- a CDS encoding WXG100 family type VII secretion target gives MGPRPDGPEVLRRSARRIQLGAEREQIRISHSDVDPDYIRQLEDFGSLSHAHIHACVQAMDPGAMRSLSDTWVSIADSLAGAVNGLHMTMQSALAEGLAGQIADAAETAANQFTRQAMDVTEVAHITGLRIESAACAAEALRKTVPPPVDPSAPEADEQFQLALAAIEANYVPFYPAAGSGVPAFAPIEMPGGGEGSAVPGSATGSGGSGHGRSGYATRTTDFLAVPPGSNDYQSIRPADAPGGTPDRVSPGADPRGSAGYSGWEYSNPATEFADPAVAPAADRPTDPSTDPAASGGGHSPALTAPGLSGLPASPGSPGGTTVPYDTRGNPTAPLSATPATPFAASPRTGPGAVGWMPGAYPPGGRAGTDPDSSRNTPDWLIRDREDELFGTPPTTVPAVLGAEIPAADNTCARTEDDRSR, from the coding sequence ATGGGTCCGAGACCGGATGGGCCGGAGGTTCTGCGCCGCAGCGCGCGCCGCATCCAGCTGGGCGCCGAACGCGAACAGATCCGCATCTCGCACAGCGACGTCGACCCGGATTACATTCGGCAACTGGAGGACTTCGGCAGCCTCTCGCACGCGCACATCCACGCCTGTGTGCAGGCCATGGATCCCGGGGCGATGCGCTCGCTCTCCGACACCTGGGTCTCCATCGCCGACAGTCTCGCCGGGGCCGTGAACGGCCTGCACATGACCATGCAGAGCGCCCTCGCCGAGGGCTTGGCGGGCCAGATCGCCGACGCCGCCGAGACGGCCGCCAACCAGTTCACCCGCCAGGCCATGGATGTCACCGAGGTCGCCCACATCACCGGCCTGCGCATCGAATCCGCCGCCTGCGCCGCCGAAGCGCTGCGCAAAACCGTTCCGCCCCCGGTCGATCCGTCCGCACCGGAGGCCGACGAGCAATTCCAGCTGGCCCTCGCCGCCATCGAAGCCAACTACGTCCCCTTCTACCCCGCAGCGGGTTCCGGCGTCCCGGCCTTCGCCCCGATCGAGATGCCCGGCGGCGGTGAAGGTTCGGCCGTGCCCGGGTCCGCGACGGGGTCCGGCGGGTCCGGGCACGGCAGATCCGGATATGCCACCCGCACAACCGATTTCCTGGCTGTGCCGCCGGGAAGCAACGATTATCAGTCGATTCGACCGGCTGATGCCCCTGGCGGGACGCCGGACCGGGTCTCGCCGGGCGCTGATCCGCGCGGGTCAGCAGGCTATTCGGGATGGGAATACTCCAATCCGGCAACAGAATTCGCCGATCCGGCAGTCGCCCCCGCGGCCGACCGTCCCACCGATCCATCGACAGATCCCGCAGCGTCCGGCGGCGGCCACTCCCCTGCGCTCACCGCACCGGGCCTGTCCGGCCTCCCGGCGTCGCCCGGTTCCCCCGGCGGAACAACCGTCCCCTACGACACGAGGGGCAATCCCACCGCACCCCTCTCCGCAACCCCCGCAACGCCTTTCGCAGCTTCACCGCGCACCGGTCCCGGCGCCGTGGGGTGGATGCCCGGCGCGTACCCGCCGGGCGGCCGCGCGGGTACGGACCCCGATTCGTCTCGCAACACCCCGGATTGGCTGATCCGCGACCGCGAGGACGAACTGTTCGGCACCCCGCCCACGACGGTCCCGGCCGTCCTGGGTGCGGAGATCCCGGCAGCCGACAACACCTGCGCCCGAACCGAAGACGACCGGAGCCGTTGA